Proteins from one Romboutsia sp. CE17 genomic window:
- a CDS encoding DUF6198 family protein has product MKEKKLFLGELALMIGLIFNSLATTLMVKSEFGISSISSVPYTLSLIFDEITYGSWNYIFQCFLIIMLVLITKNFNIGYIISFFLALIFGNMIDLFNIYVIELLPNGLVINIVYFVVSLSILSVGISLLLKSTMPVLPIDTFIRDFAEFFSMPYKNTKTGFDLLCLGVAVLLSGTVLNSFEGIGIGTILCALITGKLVSYVNDFMDRKFYFQSIFTKIKGKSNEIDIVNENIN; this is encoded by the coding sequence ATGAAAGAAAAAAAGTTGTTTTTAGGGGAATTAGCCTTAATGATAGGGCTTATTTTTAATAGTCTTGCGACAACACTTATGGTTAAAAGTGAGTTTGGGATATCATCAATATCATCAGTGCCATATACCTTAAGTTTGATATTTGATGAAATTACATATGGTAGTTGGAATTATATATTTCAATGTTTTCTTATAATAATGCTAGTTTTAATAACTAAGAATTTTAATATAGGATATATAATTTCATTTTTTCTGGCATTGATATTTGGGAATATGATAGATTTATTTAATATTTATGTAATAGAGTTACTACCAAATGGATTAGTAATTAATATAGTATATTTTGTAGTTAGTCTTTCAATATTATCAGTAGGGATATCTTTATTATTAAAATCTACTATGCCAGTATTACCAATAGATACATTTATAAGAGATTTTGCAGAGTTTTTTTCTATGCCATATAAGAACACAAAAACAGGATTTGACTTATTATGCTTAGGAGTAGCTGTTTTATTGTCAGGAACTGTATTAAATAGTTTTGAAGGAATAGGTATTGGAACAATATTATGCGCATTAATAACTGGAAAGTTAGTTTCATATGTAAATGATTTTATGGATCGAAAATTCTATTTTCAATCAATCTTTACTAAAATAAAAGGTAAAAGTAATGAAATCGATATTGTAAATGAAAATATTAATTAA
- a CDS encoding YaiI/YqxD family protein: protein MKILIDGDGCPVIDVSINIAKKFNKEVFIICDTSHNFSKYKVDTIVVSKGQDAADFIIVNKVNKGDIVVTQDYGLAAMILSKGAYAINQNGLIYTNENIDQLLFTRHISKKIRNSGGKIKGPKKRNKEDDLKFEKALINLIKIKEY, encoded by the coding sequence ATGAAAATTTTAATTGATGGAGATGGATGTCCAGTAATTGATGTAAGTATAAATATAGCTAAAAAGTTTAATAAAGAAGTCTTCATAATATGTGATACATCACATAATTTCTCAAAATATAAAGTAGATACTATTGTTGTATCTAAAGGGCAAGATGCTGCAGACTTTATAATTGTTAATAAAGTGAATAAAGGAGATATAGTAGTGACTCAAGATTATGGACTAGCAGCCATGATACTTTCAAAAGGCGCATATGCGATAAATCAAAATGGATTAATATATACTAATGAGAATATAGACCAGCTGTTATTTACTAGGCATATATCTAAAAAAATAAGAAATAGTGGAGGAAAAATTAAAGGTCCTAAGAAGAGAAATAAAGAAGATGACCTTAAATTTGAAAAGGCTCTGATAAATTTAATTAAAATTAAAGAATATTAG
- a CDS encoding HAD family hydrolase, whose product MNGKFKDIDSIIFDLDGTLWDATEGIATSWSEIISKYDSEIKQITADDLKKYMGLRLEEIAARIFPNMNEDERDKILKECCEYENEYLTKNGAILYEKLEDTLKELSTKYKLFIVSNCQDGYIELFLDYNNFGQYFVDYECPGRTNLSKDENIKLVINRNDLKNPVYVGDTKMDSEAANKAGIPFILARYGFGNTENYHHVIDKFEELLNLDKY is encoded by the coding sequence ATGAATGGGAAGTTTAAAGATATAGATAGCATAATATTTGATTTAGATGGAACTTTATGGGATGCAACTGAAGGAATTGCTACTTCTTGGAGTGAAATTATATCAAAATACGATAGTGAAATAAAGCAAATAACAGCAGATGATTTAAAAAAATATATGGGGCTTAGATTAGAAGAAATAGCAGCTAGAATATTTCCTAATATGAATGAAGATGAACGTGATAAAATTTTAAAAGAGTGTTGTGAGTATGAAAATGAATATCTAACTAAAAATGGAGCTATTTTATATGAAAAGTTAGAAGATACATTAAAAGAATTATCTACTAAATATAAGCTATTTATAGTTAGTAATTGCCAAGATGGATATATAGAATTATTTTTAGATTACAATAATTTTGGTCAATACTTTGTAGATTATGAATGTCCAGGAAGGACTAATTTATCAAAAGATGAAAACATTAAATTAGTAATAAATAGAAATGATTTAAAAAATCCTGTTTATGTTGGTGATACAAAAATGGACTCAGAAGCTGCTAATAAGGCAGGTATACCATTTATATTAGCTAGATATGGATTTGGAAATACAGAAAATTATCATCATGTTATTGATAAGTTTGAAGAACTATTAAATTTAGATAAGTATTAA
- the rbsK gene encoding ribokinase, which produces MKSICVIGSLNMDLVVKVEDRPKGGQTVIGGDFKEVPGGKGANQAVAMARLGGKVNMIGKVGKDGFGETLLNALKNDNVNTEYINKEDIATGVAMITVDKNAENSIVVAPGANFKVDKNYIDTNIKGIEMSDIVVLQLETPLDTINYALKKSKELGKYTILNPAPAVKLDDEIIANVDLLTPNETELEILSGIEIKNEDDILRAAKVMIEKGVKELIVTLGSKGSLYINKEKSMFKNAYKVKAIDTTAAGDSYTGALAVAFANNKSIEEAMDFASKVGALSVQKEGAQSSLPTIEDVENFRG; this is translated from the coding sequence GTGAAAAGTATATGTGTCATAGGAAGTCTTAATATGGACTTAGTAGTAAAGGTAGAAGATAGACCTAAGGGTGGCCAAACAGTAATAGGTGGAGATTTTAAAGAAGTTCCAGGTGGAAAAGGAGCTAATCAAGCTGTTGCTATGGCAAGACTTGGCGGTAAAGTAAATATGATAGGTAAAGTTGGTAAAGATGGGTTTGGAGAAACTTTACTTAATGCCTTAAAAAATGACAATGTAAACACTGAATATATAAATAAAGAAGATATAGCAACAGGAGTTGCAATGATAACTGTAGATAAGAACGCTGAGAATTCTATAGTTGTTGCTCCAGGAGCAAACTTTAAGGTAGATAAAAATTATATAGATACAAATATTAAGGGAATAGAAATGAGTGATATAGTTGTACTTCAACTTGAAACTCCATTAGACACTATAAATTATGCATTAAAAAAATCTAAGGAGCTTGGAAAATATACTATATTAAATCCAGCACCAGCTGTAAAGCTAGATGATGAGATAATAGCTAATGTAGATTTATTAACTCCTAATGAAACAGAGTTAGAAATATTAAGTGGAATAGAAATTAAAAATGAAGATGATATATTAAGAGCTGCTAAAGTAATGATAGAAAAAGGTGTAAAAGAACTTATAGTAACTCTAGGTTCAAAAGGAAGTTTATATATAAATAAAGAAAAATCTATGTTTAAAAATGCATACAAAGTAAAAGCGATAGATACTACAGCGGCTGGCGATAGCTATACAGGTGCTTTAGCGGTTGCTTTTGCTAATAATAAAAGTATAGAAGAAGCAATGGACTTTGCATCAAAAGTGGGTGCTTTAAGTGTTCAAAAGGAAGGCGCTCAAAGTTCATTACCAACAATAGAAGATGTAGAAAATTTTAGGGGGTAG
- the rbsD gene encoding D-ribose pyranase, whose amino-acid sequence MRKTKLINSEVSYTISKMGHTDSITIGDCGLPIPDGVNRIDLALKYGVPSFLETLDTILEELCVEEVIIAEEIVEKNTIIYDEILKRFENIKIIMVSHEEFKNMTKSSKAVVRTGECTPYANIILKSGVVF is encoded by the coding sequence ATGAGAAAAACAAAACTTATAAATAGTGAAGTATCATACACAATATCGAAAATGGGACATACAGATAGTATAACAATAGGAGATTGTGGATTACCTATACCTGATGGAGTAAATAGAATTGACTTAGCTCTTAAATATGGAGTTCCATCTTTCTTAGAAACTTTAGATACAATTTTAGAAGAATTATGTGTAGAAGAGGTAATTATTGCTGAGGAAATAGTAGAAAAAAATACTATTATATACGATGAAATATTAAAGAGATTTGAAAATATAAAAATAATTATGGTTAGTCATGAGGAATTTAAAAATATGACTAAGAGTAGTAAGGCAGTAGTAAGAACAGGAGAGTGTACTCCTTATGCAAATATAATATTAAAATCAGGAGTTGTATTTTAA
- the rbsA gene encoding ribose ABC transporter ATP-binding protein RbsA has product MKNPILQMKDIVKEFPGVKALDGVNLELYEGKVMALMGENGAGKSTLMKILSGVYKKDGGQIFYKGEETDIKGPKDAGEKGIAIIHQELNLLPDLSIGENIFLGREPRKGFVVDFKKLYSDADELLKKLNVTTSSRELVGNLSIAQQQMVEIAKALSLDAKIIIMDEPTDALTDKETESLFNVINELKNEGKALVYISHRLKEIFEICDYITVLRDGKYVGSESLDNLDEDKMIEMMVGRKLTDQFPRLDTKKGDTVLKVENLCNEYIEDVSFEVKAGEILGISGLMGAGRTELAKTIYGHFRKTNGKIYVKNREINNKSAKDGLKNRIAYVSEDRKGDGLILDLSVKENMAISSLNRMSSLFKIDKKKELARVQDYIGRMRIKTPSENQLVRNLSGGNQQKIAIAKALMTHPDVLILDEPTRGVDVGAKKEIYDLINEFKSQGKAVIMISSEMPEILGLSDRILVLSQGRITGEFDIESATQEAILKCAVEAKEA; this is encoded by the coding sequence ATGAAAAACCCTATTTTACAAATGAAAGATATAGTTAAAGAGTTCCCTGGAGTAAAAGCTCTAGATGGGGTTAACTTAGAACTTTATGAAGGTAAGGTTATGGCCCTTATGGGAGAAAATGGAGCAGGAAAATCAACACTTATGAAAATATTAAGTGGTGTATATAAAAAAGATGGTGGGCAAATATTCTATAAAGGCGAAGAAACGGATATTAAAGGACCTAAGGATGCAGGTGAAAAGGGAATAGCTATAATCCATCAAGAGCTTAACCTATTACCAGACTTAAGTATTGGTGAAAATATATTCTTAGGACGTGAACCTAGAAAAGGATTTGTTGTTGATTTTAAAAAGCTTTATAGTGATGCTGATGAATTACTTAAGAAGCTAAACGTAACTACAAGTTCAAGAGAATTAGTAGGTAATTTAAGTATAGCCCAGCAACAAATGGTTGAGATAGCAAAAGCATTATCTTTAGATGCCAAGATAATAATAATGGACGAGCCAACTGATGCACTTACAGATAAAGAGACGGAAAGTTTGTTTAATGTAATAAATGAGTTAAAAAATGAAGGTAAGGCTTTAGTATATATCTCTCATAGACTAAAAGAAATATTTGAAATTTGTGACTATATAACAGTTTTAAGAGATGGTAAGTATGTTGGAAGTGAAAGTTTAGATAACTTAGATGAAGATAAAATGATAGAAATGATGGTAGGAAGAAAGCTTACAGATCAGTTTCCAAGGTTAGATACTAAAAAAGGGGATACAGTACTTAAAGTTGAAAATCTTTGTAATGAATATATAGAAGATGTATCATTTGAAGTTAAGGCTGGAGAGATTTTAGGGATATCAGGACTTATGGGAGCAGGGAGAACGGAATTAGCTAAAACAATATATGGACACTTTAGAAAAACGAATGGAAAAATATATGTAAAGAATAGAGAGATAAACAATAAGTCTGCTAAAGATGGTTTAAAAAATAGAATTGCATATGTATCAGAAGATAGAAAAGGTGATGGATTAATATTAGACTTATCAGTTAAAGAAAATATGGCAATATCATCTTTAAATAGAATGTCATCATTATTTAAAATAGACAAGAAAAAAGAACTTGCAAGAGTTCAGGATTATATCGGCAGAATGAGAATAAAAACTCCAAGTGAAAATCAATTAGTAAGAAATTTAAGTGGAGGAAATCAGCAAAAAATAGCAATAGCTAAAGCACTTATGACTCATCCAGATGTCCTTATATTAGATGAACCTACTCGTGGGGTAGACGTTGGAGCTAAAAAAGAAATATATGATCTTATAAATGAATTTAAGAGTCAAGGTAAAGCAGTAATAATGATATCTTCTGAAATGCCAGAAATATTAGGATTAAGTGATAGAATCTTAGTTTTAAGTCAAGGCAGAATAACAGGAGAATTTGATATAGAATCTGCAACGCAAGAAGCAATATTAAAATGTGCAGTTGAAGCTAAGGAGGCATAA
- the rbsC gene encoding ribose ABC transporter permease, producing MDISSKVESKYKKNNSLKELLVKYKSLLGLVLLIAVVSILNPAFLSAKNIMNILRQTSVNAVIAAGMTFVILTGGIDLSVGSILGISGAVCASLLVSGQNVVVAVISALVVGAIVGFLNGFIISKGKLQPFIATLATMTVLKGLTLVYTNGNPITLGSNELAMSFGKIGGGTILGIPTPAMIMIVVFMVCYYILHNTRIGRYTYALGSNEEATKLSGLNTDKIKIWVYTMSGILASVAGIIITSRLYSAQPTAGSGYELDAIAAVVLGGTSLNGGKGKITGTIVGALIIGVLSNALNILDVSSYYQTMVKGAVILLAVLLDRKSN from the coding sequence TTGGATATATCATCAAAAGTAGAAAGCAAATATAAAAAAAATAACAGCTTAAAAGAATTGTTAGTTAAATATAAAAGTTTATTAGGATTAGTATTATTAATAGCAGTAGTATCAATACTTAACCCAGCATTTTTAAGTGCTAAGAATATAATGAATATACTTAGACAAACTTCAGTAAATGCAGTAATAGCAGCAGGTATGACATTCGTTATATTAACAGGCGGAATAGATTTATCAGTGGGTTCAATACTAGGAATAAGTGGTGCTGTATGTGCAAGTCTTTTAGTATCAGGACAAAATGTAGTAGTAGCAGTGATATCAGCTTTAGTAGTGGGAGCAATAGTAGGATTTTTAAATGGATTTATAATTTCAAAAGGAAAACTACAGCCATTTATAGCTACATTAGCAACTATGACAGTTTTAAAAGGTTTAACATTAGTTTATACAAATGGAAATCCTATAACATTAGGTAGTAATGAATTAGCAATGTCATTTGGTAAAATAGGAGGAGGCACAATACTTGGGATACCAACTCCAGCTATGATAATGATAGTAGTATTTATGGTATGTTATTATATACTTCATAATACTAGAATTGGTAGATATACTTATGCATTAGGTTCAAATGAAGAAGCGACTAAATTATCAGGACTTAATACAGATAAAATAAAAATATGGGTATATACAATGAGTGGAATACTTGCATCTGTAGCAGGTATAATAATAACTTCAAGATTATACTCAGCTCAACCAACTGCAGGATCAGGGTACGAATTAGATGCTATAGCAGCAGTTGTGTTAGGTGGTACTAGTTTAAATGGTGGTAAAGGTAAGATTACAGGAACAATAGTAGGTGCATTAATAATAGGTGTATTAAGTAACGCACTTAACATATTAGATGTGTCTTCATACTATCAAACAATGGTAAAAGGTGCAGTTATATTATTAGCAGTACTTTTAGATAGAAAAAGTAACTAA
- the rbsB gene encoding ribose ABC transporter substrate-binding protein RbsB yields the protein MKKILSIILTVIMSAMTLVGCQQKSDSNIKKIGFIVSTLNNPFFVDLKSGIEERAKELGYEVVVLDSQNDPAKEVSNMEDLTVKDVDIVLLNPVDSDSAVASVMIANNYELPVVTVDRAANGGNVVTHIASDNEVGGAMAAEYLIEKLGGKGNIVELEGTAGSSAARDRGKGFDDRIEESDMKIIAKQIADFDRTQGLTVMENILQSKNDIDAVFAQNDEMALGAQKALEDMGMKDVLIVGFDATDDAVEAVKKGTMAATVAQQPLLIGEAAVDAVNSILKGEKVDSFIPVELKLITNEK from the coding sequence ATGAAAAAGATTCTTTCTATAATATTAACGGTAATAATGAGTGCAATGACTTTAGTTGGGTGTCAACAAAAAAGTGATAGCAATATAAAGAAAATAGGATTTATAGTATCTACTTTAAATAATCCATTTTTCGTAGATTTAAAAAGTGGAATAGAAGAAAGAGCAAAAGAATTAGGTTATGAAGTTGTAGTATTAGATTCTCAAAATGATCCAGCAAAAGAAGTATCTAATATGGAAGACTTAACGGTTAAAGATGTAGATATAGTTCTTTTAAATCCAGTAGATTCAGACTCGGCTGTAGCTTCAGTAATGATAGCAAATAACTATGAATTACCAGTTGTAACAGTAGATAGAGCTGCAAATGGTGGAAATGTAGTTACGCATATAGCTTCAGATAATGAAGTAGGCGGTGCAATGGCGGCAGAATACCTAATAGAAAAACTAGGTGGAAAAGGTAATATAGTAGAACTAGAAGGGACTGCAGGTTCATCAGCGGCTAGAGATAGAGGTAAAGGATTTGATGATAGAATAGAAGAAAGTGATATGAAAATAATAGCTAAACAAATAGCTGATTTTGATAGAACTCAAGGTCTTACAGTAATGGAAAATATACTTCAATCTAAAAATGATATTGATGCGGTATTTGCTCAAAATGATGAAATGGCTCTAGGTGCTCAAAAAGCATTAGAAGACATGGGAATGAAAGATGTTCTTATAGTTGGATTTGATGCTACAGATGATGCAGTGGAGGCAGTGAAAAAAGGAACTATGGCGGCTACAGTAGCACAGCAGCCATTATTAATAGGTGAAGCTGCCGTAGATGCAGTAAATTCTATCTTAAAAGGAGAAAAAGTAGATAGCTTTATACCTGTGGAATTAAAATTAATAACTAATGAAAAGTAA
- a CDS encoding PTS sugar transporter subunit IIBC — MNLNIVAVCENEQSARALEVAGKELGYIISCEIQESNKIENKLSEETIKSSNVVLFVTNKSIEEIEEIERFIDREYYEVEPKFVIENPINVLSEISSDLN, encoded by the coding sequence ATGAATTTAAATATAGTAGCTGTATGCGAAAATGAACAAAGTGCAAGAGCATTAGAAGTTGCAGGAAAAGAATTAGGATATATAATAAGCTGTGAAATACAAGAATCTAATAAAATAGAAAATAAACTTTCAGAGGAAACTATAAAATCTTCTAATGTAGTATTATTTGTAACGAATAAGAGTATAGAAGAAATAGAAGAAATTGAAAGATTTATAGATAGAGAATACTATGAAGTAGAACCAAAGTTTGTAATTGAAAATCCTATAAATGTATTAAGTGAAATATCATCAGATTTGAATTAG
- a CDS encoding DEAD/DEAH box helicase — protein sequence MNFKDLGINDDILNILNTNGITTPTPIQEESIIPIKNGKDVIAQAQTGTGKTLAFLLPIFESISNDINSTQALILSPTRELAIQITEEANKLNKAKNINILAAYGGKDIGSQINKLKKNIHLIIATPGRLLDHLDRKTIDLSKIKTFVLDEADQMLLMGFKNEVEAILKNTSKNRQTLCFSATMNSQVKKLAYRYMIDPIEISIKEKEIALDSIKQEVVETTDRWKQDSLLKVLDEDNPFMAIIFCRTKRRVDMLEEAMSQKGYNCAKLHSDIQQSKRERIMKSFRNADIQYLIATDVASRGLDITGVDNIYNYDIPETAADYVHRIGRTGRAGKGGYTCMFIDPKNMKTLEEIEQTIKFKIPRREL from the coding sequence ATGAATTTTAAAGACTTAGGGATTAATGACGATATTTTAAATATATTAAATACAAACGGTATAACTACTCCAACTCCAATTCAAGAAGAAAGTATAATACCTATAAAAAACGGAAAAGATGTTATAGCTCAAGCTCAAACTGGAACTGGAAAAACTTTAGCTTTTTTACTTCCTATATTTGAAAGTATTTCAAATGATATAAACAGTACTCAAGCTCTTATTCTGTCTCCAACTAGAGAACTTGCTATACAAATAACTGAAGAAGCTAATAAATTAAATAAAGCCAAGAACATAAATATACTTGCTGCATATGGAGGTAAAGATATTGGTTCTCAAATAAATAAATTAAAGAAAAATATTCATTTAATAATTGCTACACCAGGAAGACTTTTAGATCATTTAGATAGAAAAACTATAGACTTAAGTAAAATAAAAACTTTTGTATTAGATGAAGCAGATCAAATGTTACTTATGGGATTTAAAAATGAAGTTGAAGCTATATTAAAAAATACATCTAAGAACCGTCAGACACTATGTTTCTCTGCTACGATGAATTCTCAAGTGAAAAAGTTAGCTTATAGATATATGATAGATCCTATTGAAATTTCTATTAAGGAAAAAGAAATAGCTCTTGATTCTATAAAACAAGAAGTTGTTGAAACTACTGATAGATGGAAGCAAGATTCTTTACTTAAAGTTTTAGATGAAGATAATCCTTTTATGGCTATAATATTCTGTAGAACTAAGAGAAGAGTTGATATGCTTGAAGAAGCTATGTCTCAAAAAGGATACAACTGTGCTAAATTACATAGTGATATTCAACAGTCAAAGCGAGAAAGAATAATGAAGTCTTTTAGAAATGCTGATATTCAATATCTAATTGCTACAGATGTTGCCTCTAGAGGTCTTGATATAACAGGAGTTGACAATATATATAATTATGATATACCAGAAACTGCAGCAGATTATGTCCATCGTATAGGTAGGACTGGTAGAGCAGGCAAGGGTGGATATACTTGCATGTTTATCGATCCTAAAAACATGAAAACTCTTGAAGAAATTGAGCAAACTATTAAGTTTAAAATTCCAAGAAGAGAATTATAA
- a CDS encoding YitT family protein yields the protein MDKMARRQDVERILLIILGSAILAFGVYNFYYLNNITEGGVLGLLLLLKNLFDIQPEIANIIIDLSLLLIGYKYFGKKFFMYSIFASVSFSIFYEVFGTIGPILPKSSSMIVSTVLAGLSVGLGVGLIVTTGCAAGGDDALALVISKTTSLNIGRVYMLGDCIVLLLSLTYMPIEKVLYSLIAVAISGNVIDYIYEYVKNNKSNLMIKSEL from the coding sequence ATGGATAAAATGGCCAGGCGGCAAGATGTAGAAAGAATTCTACTAATTATATTAGGCTCAGCAATACTTGCATTTGGAGTCTATAATTTTTACTATTTAAATAACATAACAGAAGGTGGAGTGTTAGGACTTTTACTACTGCTAAAAAATTTATTTGATATTCAACCAGAGATTGCAAATATCATAATAGATTTATCTCTATTACTAATAGGATATAAGTATTTTGGAAAAAAATTTTTTATGTATTCTATATTTGCATCAGTTAGCTTCTCAATTTTTTATGAGGTATTTGGAACTATTGGTCCGATTTTACCAAAGTCCAGTAGCATGATTGTATCAACAGTACTGGCAGGATTAAGTGTAGGTTTAGGTGTAGGACTAATCGTTACAACTGGGTGTGCAGCAGGAGGAGATGATGCTTTAGCATTAGTGATTTCTAAGACTACATCTTTAAATATAGGTAGAGTATATATGTTAGGTGATTGTATAGTATTATTATTATCACTGACATATATGCCGATAGAAAAAGTATTATACTCATTAATAGCGGTGGCTATAAGTGGAAATGTGATAGATTATATATATGAATATGTTAAAAATAATAAATCAAATTTAATGATAAAAAGCGAACTTTAA
- a CDS encoding manganese efflux pump, with protein sequence MNYMTAFLLSLSANLDTLAVCISYGMKKVKLSIVASLLISLITSFGTFLSMILGKFITNFISPKIVATLGGILLLILGLKIVIDFIKKYKKIKIRNLSREKKIRYSDILYNPVKADTDNSGDIDLKECITLSIALTLNNVSVGVAASIAGISIFLNTLFTFILTLFNIGLGFYIGIKYSSKFLGEYSDLISGLLIIALGVYQILI encoded by the coding sequence ATGAACTATATGACGGCATTTTTACTTTCTCTATCTGCTAATTTAGATACTTTAGCCGTATGTATATCTTATGGGATGAAGAAAGTAAAACTTAGTATTGTAGCATCCTTGTTAATTAGTTTGATAACATCTTTCGGTACCTTTTTATCTATGATTTTAGGTAAATTTATAACTAATTTTATTTCTCCTAAAATAGTAGCTACACTAGGTGGTATACTATTATTAATTTTAGGCTTAAAAATAGTTATTGATTTTATAAAAAAATATAAAAAAATTAAAATTAGAAATTTATCCAGAGAAAAAAAAATTAGATATTCAGATATACTATATAATCCTGTTAAAGCTGATACTGATAACTCTGGTGATATAGATTTAAAAGAATGTATAACACTTTCAATAGCTCTTACTTTAAATAATGTAAGTGTTGGAGTTGCTGCAAGTATAGCAGGCATAAGTATATTCTTAAACACTTTATTTACCTTCATTTTAACTCTATTTAATATTGGTCTAGGCTTTTATATAGGAATTAAATATTCTTCAAAATTTTTAGGAGAATACTCTGATTTAATAAGCGGTCTACTAATAATTGCACTTGGTGTATATCAAATACTTATTTAA
- a CDS encoding helix-turn-helix domain-containing protein, translating to MGIFKLKTEEDWKINYIKEFNEMRNAYEKKIQKKQLEIDKLKAELEELKTNRGYLKPKEKQIRDLDIENIKLLRESGLSYREISKKTNWSKATICRVLNGFYD from the coding sequence ATGGGGATTTTTAAATTAAAGACTGAAGAGGATTGGAAAATTAATTATATAAAAGAATTTAATGAAATGAGAAATGCATATGAGAAGAAAATACAAAAAAAGCAATTAGAAATAGATAAGCTAAAGGCCGAATTAGAAGAATTAAAAACTAATAGAGGATATTTAAAACCCAAGGAAAAGCAGATTAGAGATTTAGATATAGAAAATATAAAATTACTTAGAGAAAGTGGTTTAAGCTATAGAGAGATATCTAAAAAAACTAATTGGAGCAAGGCTACTATTTGTAGAGTATTAAATGGATTTTATGATTAA
- a CDS encoding CPBP family glutamic-type intramembrane protease, which translates to MKSRANYIEYILDTILMLVVIQLFRIVAKFILISQLNLSLENLIVTTIISFMVVGTILLLIFKNNPKFTHHSLKLVNMFNHRNKYIKVVLGIIVGIASIITPYFNGGYSMYNIELLILSIIIIPIFEELLFREHIWNYLTYHIKNTTIIFIATMIMYSVYQIGYIDIISQYMKLTSMSGYMVDILIFNIVKGLILGSILNFIRIKFKDIYICIMIHILFSILLY; encoded by the coding sequence TTGAAGTCTAGAGCAAATTATATAGAGTACATATTAGATACAATTCTTATGTTAGTTGTAATTCAACTATTTAGGATAGTAGCTAAATTTATACTTATTAGTCAATTAAATTTATCATTAGAAAATTTAATAGTTACAACAATAATATCATTTATGGTAGTTGGAACTATTTTATTACTAATATTTAAAAACAATCCTAAATTCACCCATCATAGTTTAAAACTTGTAAATATGTTTAACCATAGGAACAAGTATATTAAAGTTGTTTTAGGTATAATAGTAGGTATAGCATCAATAATAACTCCATACTTTAATGGTGGATATAGTATGTACAATATTGAATTATTAATATTATCTATAATTATTATTCCTATTTTTGAAGAATTATTATTTAGAGAACATATATGGAATTATTTAACTTATCATATAAAAAATACTACTATTATTTTTATAGCTACAATGATTATGTATTCTGTATATCAAATTGGATATATTGACATAATATCTCAATATATGAAGTTAACTAGCATGTCTGGGTATATGGTGGATATATTAATCTTCAACATTGTTAAAGGACTAATATTAGGTAGTATTTTAAATTTTATAAGGATTAAATTTAAAGATATATATATATGTATTATGATTCATATATTATTTAGCATATTATTATATTAA